The Epinephelus lanceolatus isolate andai-2023 chromosome 8, ASM4190304v1, whole genome shotgun sequence genome includes a window with the following:
- the ccnt1 gene encoding cyclin-T1 isoform X1: MAASFRSLPASCNNKWYYTRQQIDNSPSRRAGLDPDKELSYRQQAANLLQDMGQRLNVSQLTINTAIVYMHRFYMVQSFTRFHRNVISPAALFLAAKVEEQPRKLEHVIKVAHACLNPQEPSPDVRSDAYLQQAQDLVILESIILQTLAFEITIDHPHTHVVKCTQLVRVVPASKDLAQTSYFMATNSLHLTTFCLQYSPPVVACVCIHLACKWSNWEIPVSTDGKHWWEYVDPTVTLELLDELTHEFLQILEKTPSRLKRIRNWKAGGQTPKAKPKVQEEGDQRDTMMSMISMASSESTVAGLMSLSAPPSSSSSSSVGDKDRVASGSAPTWSGKGQAASEQPQQQQQPNSEVHAPAKVSLSEYRAKNADVLAAQKRKLENMEASVKRDYANAAQALIGQQQRKEKQQHHHQQSSTSSSDMSNPSPIILKIPLEKERHERTSLKMRFPLAGGGGSGHSGSARGQEQDIKVRIRVPEKQRGSSGEEGKSRDKHRERSNHHHHHHHHHHHSSSSSASLSSSHKHSSSSSGTVGSSKKVPSDSSRTGSSSSSTSRKRTHSQDPTAGTHPPSKVSKSSRNPYQLPSLSSSSGQTLGHGSDIIPNLGLPHHQGSYPHSKGDKTDTNGHGAAGGAQSNEYQDTFEMLNSLLSAQGVQPSQPSMFDYRSQYGDYRYSGGSRGSNPRPPPLPSEPPPPLPPLPK, from the exons ATGGCGGCTTCGTTTCGTTCTCTCCCTGCAAGCTGTAATAACAAATGGTACTACACCCGGCAACAGATCGACAACAGCCCATCTCGGCGAGCGGGACTTGATCCGGACAAGGAGCTGTCCTACAGACAACAGGCGGCGAACCTGCTCCAGGACATGGGACAGCGGCTCAATGT GTCCCAACTTACTATTAATACAGCCATTGTGTACATGCATCGATTCTACATGGTCCAGTCTTTCACCAGATTTCATAGAAAT GTTATTTCTCCTGCTGCCCTTTTCCTCGCTGCAAAGGTTGAGGAGCAGCCCCGAAAGCTGGAACACGTTATCAAGGTGGCCCATGCATGCCTCAATCCTCAGGAGCCTTCACCAGATGTACGCAGCGAT GCCTACCTGCAACAAGCCCAAGACCTGGTCATTCTTGAGAGCATAATACTCCAGACCTTGG cttTTGAAATCACCATTGACCATCCACATACTCATGTTGTCAAGTGCACTCAGCTTGTCAGAG TTGTTCCAGCGAGTAAGGATCTGGCTCAAACATCTTACTTCATGGCCACCAACAG TCTGCACTTGACCACGTTCTGCCTGCAGTATAGTCCCCCGGTTGTGGCTTGCGTGTGCATCCATCTTGCCTGCAAGTGGTCCAACTGGGAGATCCCTGTGTCTACAGACGGCAAACACTGGTGGGAGTATGTTGATCCCACAGTTACCCTCGAGCTGCTGGATG AGCTCACACACGAGTTCCTGCAGATTCTGGAGAAAACACCCAGCCGGTTGAAACGGATTCGCAATTGGAAG GCTGGAGGCCAGACACCGAAAGCCAAGCCAAAAGTCCAGGAGGAGGGCGACCAGAGGGACACCATGATGAGCATGATCTCTATGGCGTCATCAGAGAGCACCGTGGCAGGCTTAATGAGCCTCTCGGCTccaccatcctcctcctcttcctcatccgtCGGTGACAAAGACAGGGTTGCATCTGGCAGCGCACCGACTTGGAGTGGAAAAGGACAAGCAGCATCTGAGCAGccgcaacaacagcaacagcccAACAGTGAGGTTCACGCACCAGCTAAGGTGTCGCTGAGTGAGTACCGGGCCAAGAATGCAGATGTCCTGGCTGCTCAgaagaggaagctggagaacatGGAGGCCAGCGTGAAAAGGGATTATGCCAACGCTGCCCAGGCTCTCATtgggcagcagcagaggaaggaGAAACAGCAGCATCATCACCAGCAGTCCagcacctcctcctctgacatgtCCAACCCATCGCCCATTATTCTGAAAATCCCCTTAGAGAAGGAGAGGCACGAGAGGACCTCTCTTAAAATGCGCTTCCCCCTAGCTGGGGGAGGAGGCAGCGGGCACAGTGGCAGCGCCCGTGGCCAGGAACAGGACATCAAAGTCAGAATACGAGTGCCTGAGAAGCAAAGGGGGAGTTCAGGAGAGGAGGGCAAGAGCAGGGACAAGCACAGGGAAAGATCtaaccaccatcaccatcatcaccaccaccaccaccattccTCTTCTAGCAGTGCCTCACTCTCCTCTTCTCACAAACATTCATCTAGTTCTAGCGGGACTGTAGGAAGCAGCAAAAAAGTCCCTAGCGACTCCTCTAGAACAGGTTCTTCATCCTCGTCTACATCACGTAAGAGGACACACTCCCAAGATCCCACAGCAGGCACTCACCCTCCCTCTAAAGTCAGCAAATCTTCTAGGAATCCCTACCAGCTACCGTCCCTGTCTTCCTCCTCTGGGCAAACTCTTGGTCATGGCTCTGACATTATCCCCAATCTGGGCCTCCCCCACCACCAAGGGAGCTATCCGCACTCCAAAGGTGACAAGACAGACACTAATGGGCACGGTGCAGCAGGTGGGGCCCAGTCAAATGAATACCAGGACACTTTTGAAATGCTGAACTCACTTCTGAGCGCACAGGGGGTCCAGCCATCCCAGCCGTCCATGTTTGACTACAGATCCCAGTATGGGGACTACCGGTACAGTGGTGGCTCCAGAGGGAGCAACCCCAGACCCCCACCCCTCCCTTCAGAACCGCCTCCCCCACTGCCACCATTACCCAAATAA
- the ccnt1 gene encoding cyclin-T1 isoform X4: MPQSSGAFTRCTQRSFEITIDHPHTHVVKCTQLVRASKDLAQTSYFMATNSLHLTTFCLQYSPPVVACVCIHLACKWSNWEIPVSTDGKHWWEYVDPTVTLELLDELTHEFLQILEKTPSRLKRIRNWKAGGQTPKAKPKVQEEGDQRDTMMSMISMASSESTVAGLMSLSAPPSSSSSSSVGDKDRVASGSAPTWSGKGQAASEQPQQQQQPNSEVHAPAKVSLSEYRAKNADVLAAQKRKLENMEASVKRDYANAAQALIGQQQRKEKQQHHHQQSSTSSSDMSNPSPIILKIPLEKERHERTSLKMRFPLAGGGGSGHSGSARGQEQDIKVRIRVPEKQRGSSGEEGKSRDKHRERSNHHHHHHHHHHHSSSSSASLSSSHKHSSSSSGTVGSSKKVPSDSSRTGSSSSSTSRKRTHSQDPTAGTHPPSKVSKSSRNPYQLPSLSSSSGQTLGHGSDIIPNLGLPHHQGSYPHSKGDKTDTNGHGAAGGAQSNEYQDTFEMLNSLLSAQGVQPSQPSMFDYRSQYGDYRYSGGSRGSNPRPPPLPSEPPPPLPPLPK; encoded by the exons ATGCCTCAATCCTCAGGAGCCTTCACCAGATGTACGCAGCGAT cttTTGAAATCACCATTGACCATCCACATACTCATGTTGTCAAGTGCACTCAGCTTGTCAGAG CGAGTAAGGATCTGGCTCAAACATCTTACTTCATGGCCACCAACAG TCTGCACTTGACCACGTTCTGCCTGCAGTATAGTCCCCCGGTTGTGGCTTGCGTGTGCATCCATCTTGCCTGCAAGTGGTCCAACTGGGAGATCCCTGTGTCTACAGACGGCAAACACTGGTGGGAGTATGTTGATCCCACAGTTACCCTCGAGCTGCTGGATG AGCTCACACACGAGTTCCTGCAGATTCTGGAGAAAACACCCAGCCGGTTGAAACGGATTCGCAATTGGAAG GCTGGAGGCCAGACACCGAAAGCCAAGCCAAAAGTCCAGGAGGAGGGCGACCAGAGGGACACCATGATGAGCATGATCTCTATGGCGTCATCAGAGAGCACCGTGGCAGGCTTAATGAGCCTCTCGGCTccaccatcctcctcctcttcctcatccgtCGGTGACAAAGACAGGGTTGCATCTGGCAGCGCACCGACTTGGAGTGGAAAAGGACAAGCAGCATCTGAGCAGccgcaacaacagcaacagcccAACAGTGAGGTTCACGCACCAGCTAAGGTGTCGCTGAGTGAGTACCGGGCCAAGAATGCAGATGTCCTGGCTGCTCAgaagaggaagctggagaacatGGAGGCCAGCGTGAAAAGGGATTATGCCAACGCTGCCCAGGCTCTCATtgggcagcagcagaggaaggaGAAACAGCAGCATCATCACCAGCAGTCCagcacctcctcctctgacatgtCCAACCCATCGCCCATTATTCTGAAAATCCCCTTAGAGAAGGAGAGGCACGAGAGGACCTCTCTTAAAATGCGCTTCCCCCTAGCTGGGGGAGGAGGCAGCGGGCACAGTGGCAGCGCCCGTGGCCAGGAACAGGACATCAAAGTCAGAATACGAGTGCCTGAGAAGCAAAGGGGGAGTTCAGGAGAGGAGGGCAAGAGCAGGGACAAGCACAGGGAAAGATCtaaccaccatcaccatcatcaccaccaccaccaccattccTCTTCTAGCAGTGCCTCACTCTCCTCTTCTCACAAACATTCATCTAGTTCTAGCGGGACTGTAGGAAGCAGCAAAAAAGTCCCTAGCGACTCCTCTAGAACAGGTTCTTCATCCTCGTCTACATCACGTAAGAGGACACACTCCCAAGATCCCACAGCAGGCACTCACCCTCCCTCTAAAGTCAGCAAATCTTCTAGGAATCCCTACCAGCTACCGTCCCTGTCTTCCTCCTCTGGGCAAACTCTTGGTCATGGCTCTGACATTATCCCCAATCTGGGCCTCCCCCACCACCAAGGGAGCTATCCGCACTCCAAAGGTGACAAGACAGACACTAATGGGCACGGTGCAGCAGGTGGGGCCCAGTCAAATGAATACCAGGACACTTTTGAAATGCTGAACTCACTTCTGAGCGCACAGGGGGTCCAGCCATCCCAGCCGTCCATGTTTGACTACAGATCCCAGTATGGGGACTACCGGTACAGTGGTGGCTCCAGAGGGAGCAACCCCAGACCCCCACCCCTCCCTTCAGAACCGCCTCCCCCACTGCCACCATTACCCAAATAA
- the kansl2 gene encoding KAT8 regulatory NSL complex subunit 2, whose translation MNRIRIHVLPSSRNRVTQTPRPQEPQACSFTQRPCSQPRLEGLEFCIKHILEDKNAPYKQCSYVSAKNGKRCPNAAPKVERKDGVTFCAEHARRNAMALRAQMRKASAGPSPESLLSQLSGYNRAETHSIDGSRSEASRILDEDSVSEEEQGPLVLDQTWRGDPDSEADSVDSDHEDPLKHAGVYTAEEVALITREKLIRLQSLYIDQFKRLQHLLKEKKRRYLHNRKVEHETLGSSLLTGPEGLSMKERENLKKLKALRRYRRRYGVEALLHRQLRERRQAVTEGAPQPHTRTVHEKCISFVDGTRCTNPCLPMTRHCTSHIFQDSNQVLFKMCPGMKDIPCERTVHMGQSDDPRCPLHLSLPPPMYQPEQEPPPQEQITTASRDMYLSAAELQPTESLPLEFSDDLDVEGDGMQGPPSPLQFDTALALEDQTIRAIAEAPMDILTGGDPDQVDLDASGQELSERDVDAIMHDQVNSQSGSS comes from the exons ATGAACAGGATACGAATCCACGTTTTGCCTTCAAGTCGGAACCGGGTGACCCAGACACCCCGCCCTCAGGAGCCACAGGCCTGCTCCTTCACCCAAAGACCATGTTCTCAGCCTCGACTGGAAGGCCTTGAGTTCTGCATCAAACACATTCTGGAGGACAAGAACGCTCCATACAAACAGTGCAGTTACGTCTCTGCCAAGAACGGCAAGCGTTGCCCCAATGCTGCACCAAAAGTCGAGAGGAAAGATGG AGTGACGTTCTGTGCAGAGCATGCTCGCAGGAATGCCATGGCCCTCCGAGCTCAGATGAGAAAGGCATCAGCTGGTCCATCCCCAGAGTCACTGTTGTCTCAGCTTAGTGGATACAACCGCGCAGAGACGCACAGCATCGATGGAAGCCGCTCTGAAGCTAGCCGTATTCTAG ATGAGGACAGTGTGAGTGAGGAGGAGCAGGGTCCGTTGGTACTAGACCAGACATGGAGAGGAGATCCTGACAGTGAGGCCGACAGCGTTGACAGTGATCACGAAGATCCTTTGAA ACATGCGGGGGTGTACACCGCAGAGGAGGTGGCGCTCATCACTCGAGAAAAACTCATCAGGCTCCAGTCCCTCTACATCGACCAGTTCAAACGCTTGCAGCACCTGCTTAAAGAGAAAAAACGTAGATACCTACACAACCGCAAAGTGGAGCATGAAACTCTAG GGAGCAGTCTGCTGACAGGGCCTGAAGGTCTGTCCatgaaggagagggagaacCTGAAGAAGCTCAAAGCTCTGCGCCGATATCGTCGTCGGTACGGTGTGGAAGCCCTGCTGCACCGGCAGCTGCGGGAGCGGAGGCAGGCTGTGACAGAAGGAGCGCCTCAG CCACACACAAGAACAGTGCATGAAAAGTGCATCTCCTTTGTAGACGGGACCCGATGTACCAACCCCTGCCTGCCCATGACCCGACACTGCACCTCAC ACATCTTCCAGGACAGCAATCAAGTGCTTTTCAAAATGTGCCCAGGCATGAAAGACATCCCATGTGAACGCACCGTGCACATGGGTCAGTCTGACGACCCGCGCTGCCCGCTTCACCTCTCCCTGCCTCCGCCCATGTACCAGCCCGAGCAGGAGCCTCCGCCACAGGAGCAGATCACCACCGCAAGCAGAGACATGTATCTGAGCGCAGCAGAGCTTCAGCCCACAGAGAGCCTTCCTCTAGAGTTCAGTGAT GACCTGGATGTGGAAGGGGATGGTATGCAGGGTCCTCCGTCGCCCCTACAGTTTGACACGGCCCTGGCCCTGGAGGACCAGACCATCAGAGCAATCGCAGAGGCCCCGATGGACATCCTGACAGGGGGCGATCCAGACCAGGTGGACCTGGACGCCTCGGGACAGGAGCTCTCAGAAAGAGATGTGGATGCCATCATGCATGACCAGGTTAACTCTCAGTCAGGATCATCTTGA
- the ccnt1 gene encoding cyclin-T1 isoform X2, with amino-acid sequence MAASFRSLPASCNNKWYYTRQQIDNSPSRRAGLDPDKELSYRQQAANLLQDMGQRLNVSQLTINTAIVYMHRFYMVQSFTRFHRNVISPAALFLAAKVEEQPRKLEHVIKVAHACLNPQEPSPDVRSDAYLQQAQDLVILESIILQTLAFEITIDHPHTHVVKCTQLVRASKDLAQTSYFMATNSLHLTTFCLQYSPPVVACVCIHLACKWSNWEIPVSTDGKHWWEYVDPTVTLELLDELTHEFLQILEKTPSRLKRIRNWKAGGQTPKAKPKVQEEGDQRDTMMSMISMASSESTVAGLMSLSAPPSSSSSSSVGDKDRVASGSAPTWSGKGQAASEQPQQQQQPNSEVHAPAKVSLSEYRAKNADVLAAQKRKLENMEASVKRDYANAAQALIGQQQRKEKQQHHHQQSSTSSSDMSNPSPIILKIPLEKERHERTSLKMRFPLAGGGGSGHSGSARGQEQDIKVRIRVPEKQRGSSGEEGKSRDKHRERSNHHHHHHHHHHHSSSSSASLSSSHKHSSSSSGTVGSSKKVPSDSSRTGSSSSSTSRKRTHSQDPTAGTHPPSKVSKSSRNPYQLPSLSSSSGQTLGHGSDIIPNLGLPHHQGSYPHSKGDKTDTNGHGAAGGAQSNEYQDTFEMLNSLLSAQGVQPSQPSMFDYRSQYGDYRYSGGSRGSNPRPPPLPSEPPPPLPPLPK; translated from the exons ATGGCGGCTTCGTTTCGTTCTCTCCCTGCAAGCTGTAATAACAAATGGTACTACACCCGGCAACAGATCGACAACAGCCCATCTCGGCGAGCGGGACTTGATCCGGACAAGGAGCTGTCCTACAGACAACAGGCGGCGAACCTGCTCCAGGACATGGGACAGCGGCTCAATGT GTCCCAACTTACTATTAATACAGCCATTGTGTACATGCATCGATTCTACATGGTCCAGTCTTTCACCAGATTTCATAGAAAT GTTATTTCTCCTGCTGCCCTTTTCCTCGCTGCAAAGGTTGAGGAGCAGCCCCGAAAGCTGGAACACGTTATCAAGGTGGCCCATGCATGCCTCAATCCTCAGGAGCCTTCACCAGATGTACGCAGCGAT GCCTACCTGCAACAAGCCCAAGACCTGGTCATTCTTGAGAGCATAATACTCCAGACCTTGG cttTTGAAATCACCATTGACCATCCACATACTCATGTTGTCAAGTGCACTCAGCTTGTCAGAG CGAGTAAGGATCTGGCTCAAACATCTTACTTCATGGCCACCAACAG TCTGCACTTGACCACGTTCTGCCTGCAGTATAGTCCCCCGGTTGTGGCTTGCGTGTGCATCCATCTTGCCTGCAAGTGGTCCAACTGGGAGATCCCTGTGTCTACAGACGGCAAACACTGGTGGGAGTATGTTGATCCCACAGTTACCCTCGAGCTGCTGGATG AGCTCACACACGAGTTCCTGCAGATTCTGGAGAAAACACCCAGCCGGTTGAAACGGATTCGCAATTGGAAG GCTGGAGGCCAGACACCGAAAGCCAAGCCAAAAGTCCAGGAGGAGGGCGACCAGAGGGACACCATGATGAGCATGATCTCTATGGCGTCATCAGAGAGCACCGTGGCAGGCTTAATGAGCCTCTCGGCTccaccatcctcctcctcttcctcatccgtCGGTGACAAAGACAGGGTTGCATCTGGCAGCGCACCGACTTGGAGTGGAAAAGGACAAGCAGCATCTGAGCAGccgcaacaacagcaacagcccAACAGTGAGGTTCACGCACCAGCTAAGGTGTCGCTGAGTGAGTACCGGGCCAAGAATGCAGATGTCCTGGCTGCTCAgaagaggaagctggagaacatGGAGGCCAGCGTGAAAAGGGATTATGCCAACGCTGCCCAGGCTCTCATtgggcagcagcagaggaaggaGAAACAGCAGCATCATCACCAGCAGTCCagcacctcctcctctgacatgtCCAACCCATCGCCCATTATTCTGAAAATCCCCTTAGAGAAGGAGAGGCACGAGAGGACCTCTCTTAAAATGCGCTTCCCCCTAGCTGGGGGAGGAGGCAGCGGGCACAGTGGCAGCGCCCGTGGCCAGGAACAGGACATCAAAGTCAGAATACGAGTGCCTGAGAAGCAAAGGGGGAGTTCAGGAGAGGAGGGCAAGAGCAGGGACAAGCACAGGGAAAGATCtaaccaccatcaccatcatcaccaccaccaccaccattccTCTTCTAGCAGTGCCTCACTCTCCTCTTCTCACAAACATTCATCTAGTTCTAGCGGGACTGTAGGAAGCAGCAAAAAAGTCCCTAGCGACTCCTCTAGAACAGGTTCTTCATCCTCGTCTACATCACGTAAGAGGACACACTCCCAAGATCCCACAGCAGGCACTCACCCTCCCTCTAAAGTCAGCAAATCTTCTAGGAATCCCTACCAGCTACCGTCCCTGTCTTCCTCCTCTGGGCAAACTCTTGGTCATGGCTCTGACATTATCCCCAATCTGGGCCTCCCCCACCACCAAGGGAGCTATCCGCACTCCAAAGGTGACAAGACAGACACTAATGGGCACGGTGCAGCAGGTGGGGCCCAGTCAAATGAATACCAGGACACTTTTGAAATGCTGAACTCACTTCTGAGCGCACAGGGGGTCCAGCCATCCCAGCCGTCCATGTTTGACTACAGATCCCAGTATGGGGACTACCGGTACAGTGGTGGCTCCAGAGGGAGCAACCCCAGACCCCCACCCCTCCCTTCAGAACCGCCTCCCCCACTGCCACCATTACCCAAATAA
- the sarnp gene encoding SAP domain-containing ribonucleoprotein: protein MAEVIELQKLKLAELRQECEARGLETKGNKGELIARLQAYLEEHEEDVDVDDVLAEDTEDFTKVETANNVKDEKDSEPVECEPPAEKKVVKITPPASSSERLQKRAERFNLPASAESKKAIRAARFGESTGNTSPTPGVVANSKAPVNVEQLKKRAERFGMNVSSLSQKIEEDEKLKKRKERFGISTGAASVGSADVEAKKMKRAERFGKM from the exons ATGGCCGAAGTGATAGAGCTGCAGAAACTGAAG CTTGCTGAACTGAGACAGGAGTGCGAGGCCCGAGGTCTGGAAACCAAGGGAAACAAAGGAGAACTCATTGCCCGACTGCAAGCCTACCTGGAGGAGCACG AGGAAGATGTGGATGTCGATGATGTGCTGGCGGAGGACACAGAG GACTTCACAAAAGTTGAGACTGCCAACAATGTAAAAGACGAGAAGGATTCAGAGCCTGTTGAGTGCGAGCC acCTGCAGAGAAGAAGGTGGTGAAAATAACTCCTCCAGCATCTTCCAGTGAA AGACTACAGAAGAGAGCTGAACGTTTCAACCTGCCTGCGTCAGCTGAAAGCAAAAAGGCTATACGTGCAGCAAG gTTTGGTGAATCCACCGGGAACACCAGTCCCACTCCAG GTGTCGTTGCAAACAGTAAAGCTCCT GTGAACGTCGAACAGCTGAAGAAGAGAGCAGAAAGATTCGGCATGAACGTTTCGTCCCTTTCACAAAAG attgAAGAAGATGAAAAGCTgaaaaagaggaaggagaggttTGGGATCTCAACAGGTGCAGCTTCAGTTGGTTCAGCCGACGTTGAG GCAAAGAAAATGAAGCGTGCAGAAAGATTTGGAAAAATGTGA
- the ccnt1 gene encoding cyclin-T1 isoform X3, protein MPQSSGAFTRCTQRSFEITIDHPHTHVVKCTQLVRVVPASKDLAQTSYFMATNSLHLTTFCLQYSPPVVACVCIHLACKWSNWEIPVSTDGKHWWEYVDPTVTLELLDELTHEFLQILEKTPSRLKRIRNWKAGGQTPKAKPKVQEEGDQRDTMMSMISMASSESTVAGLMSLSAPPSSSSSSSVGDKDRVASGSAPTWSGKGQAASEQPQQQQQPNSEVHAPAKVSLSEYRAKNADVLAAQKRKLENMEASVKRDYANAAQALIGQQQRKEKQQHHHQQSSTSSSDMSNPSPIILKIPLEKERHERTSLKMRFPLAGGGGSGHSGSARGQEQDIKVRIRVPEKQRGSSGEEGKSRDKHRERSNHHHHHHHHHHHSSSSSASLSSSHKHSSSSSGTVGSSKKVPSDSSRTGSSSSSTSRKRTHSQDPTAGTHPPSKVSKSSRNPYQLPSLSSSSGQTLGHGSDIIPNLGLPHHQGSYPHSKGDKTDTNGHGAAGGAQSNEYQDTFEMLNSLLSAQGVQPSQPSMFDYRSQYGDYRYSGGSRGSNPRPPPLPSEPPPPLPPLPK, encoded by the exons ATGCCTCAATCCTCAGGAGCCTTCACCAGATGTACGCAGCGAT cttTTGAAATCACCATTGACCATCCACATACTCATGTTGTCAAGTGCACTCAGCTTGTCAGAG TTGTTCCAGCGAGTAAGGATCTGGCTCAAACATCTTACTTCATGGCCACCAACAG TCTGCACTTGACCACGTTCTGCCTGCAGTATAGTCCCCCGGTTGTGGCTTGCGTGTGCATCCATCTTGCCTGCAAGTGGTCCAACTGGGAGATCCCTGTGTCTACAGACGGCAAACACTGGTGGGAGTATGTTGATCCCACAGTTACCCTCGAGCTGCTGGATG AGCTCACACACGAGTTCCTGCAGATTCTGGAGAAAACACCCAGCCGGTTGAAACGGATTCGCAATTGGAAG GCTGGAGGCCAGACACCGAAAGCCAAGCCAAAAGTCCAGGAGGAGGGCGACCAGAGGGACACCATGATGAGCATGATCTCTATGGCGTCATCAGAGAGCACCGTGGCAGGCTTAATGAGCCTCTCGGCTccaccatcctcctcctcttcctcatccgtCGGTGACAAAGACAGGGTTGCATCTGGCAGCGCACCGACTTGGAGTGGAAAAGGACAAGCAGCATCTGAGCAGccgcaacaacagcaacagcccAACAGTGAGGTTCACGCACCAGCTAAGGTGTCGCTGAGTGAGTACCGGGCCAAGAATGCAGATGTCCTGGCTGCTCAgaagaggaagctggagaacatGGAGGCCAGCGTGAAAAGGGATTATGCCAACGCTGCCCAGGCTCTCATtgggcagcagcagaggaaggaGAAACAGCAGCATCATCACCAGCAGTCCagcacctcctcctctgacatgtCCAACCCATCGCCCATTATTCTGAAAATCCCCTTAGAGAAGGAGAGGCACGAGAGGACCTCTCTTAAAATGCGCTTCCCCCTAGCTGGGGGAGGAGGCAGCGGGCACAGTGGCAGCGCCCGTGGCCAGGAACAGGACATCAAAGTCAGAATACGAGTGCCTGAGAAGCAAAGGGGGAGTTCAGGAGAGGAGGGCAAGAGCAGGGACAAGCACAGGGAAAGATCtaaccaccatcaccatcatcaccaccaccaccaccattccTCTTCTAGCAGTGCCTCACTCTCCTCTTCTCACAAACATTCATCTAGTTCTAGCGGGACTGTAGGAAGCAGCAAAAAAGTCCCTAGCGACTCCTCTAGAACAGGTTCTTCATCCTCGTCTACATCACGTAAGAGGACACACTCCCAAGATCCCACAGCAGGCACTCACCCTCCCTCTAAAGTCAGCAAATCTTCTAGGAATCCCTACCAGCTACCGTCCCTGTCTTCCTCCTCTGGGCAAACTCTTGGTCATGGCTCTGACATTATCCCCAATCTGGGCCTCCCCCACCACCAAGGGAGCTATCCGCACTCCAAAGGTGACAAGACAGACACTAATGGGCACGGTGCAGCAGGTGGGGCCCAGTCAAATGAATACCAGGACACTTTTGAAATGCTGAACTCACTTCTGAGCGCACAGGGGGTCCAGCCATCCCAGCCGTCCATGTTTGACTACAGATCCCAGTATGGGGACTACCGGTACAGTGGTGGCTCCAGAGGGAGCAACCCCAGACCCCCACCCCTCCCTTCAGAACCGCCTCCCCCACTGCCACCATTACCCAAATAA